The Caldilineales bacterium DNA window TGTGGTCGTGACCGCCGGGCCGGGCGAGGAGGCGCTGGCGGCGGCGGTGACCGCGGCGAGCGGGGGTGCGGCCATCGACCTGGCCGGCCGCACCAGTTTTGGCCAGCTGGCGGCGCTATTGGCCGCCGCCAGCCTGGCGCTGGGGCCAGATAGCGGCCCCCTACACCTGGCCGTGGCTGTGGGGACGCCGACCGTCCATCTCTTCGGCCCCGCCGACCCGCGGCTGTATGGGCCGTGGGGCAGCCCCGACCGGCATCTCGTCCTCCGCTCCGCCTGGGGCTGCATCCCCTGCGGCCGCCTGGACTGGCCCGACCTGCCCGCGCATGGCTGTGTGGGGGCGATCACGGTGGGGCAGGTGGTGGCGGCGGCGGAGAGGGTGTTGGTTGGGTAGGGGGACGAAGGGAGGGGGAGACGGAGGGACGCAGGGAGGGGACATGGCGCTGAAGGTGATCCAGATCACAGAGGGCGACAGGAAGGTGGGATAGAATCGGGGGCAACGTCAGTCCCCCGGCGGAGCGTCTTTTCTCCCTTCTCGCCTCTGCGTCGCCCCAGGTTTTGGGCCGTCGATTTTTCGATCGCGGTGTATATGTTCACCCCCCCCATCGTAGTTTAGCTTATGTTGTCAACGGGTTGATCGTGATCAGTTTGATTATGGGTGGCCTGGTGCCGGTGCAGACGGCGCAAGCGGCGACGAAGATGGCGACGGCCGACGCTGTGGAATCACAAGGCAGGATGGCTGAGATGGCGGGAGGTCAACGACGCGAACAAGGGCGGTCGGAGGCGGACGAAGAAGCCGCCTCGTTGACGGTGGACATTAGTCAGGAGGCGGAGCCGGCGGTGGTGGCGCCGGGCGAGGTGGTGACGTACACCGTGACCGCCAGACACACCGGCTACGGTTTGCTGCGCGACCTGGTCGTCAGCGATGCTCTGCCCGCTGGTCTCGTGCTCGTTCCGCACAGCGAAAGCGGGTTTGGCTATGATCCAGGGGCGAAGACGCCGGGCGCCTGCTGGCCAAAGTCCTATGTGCGTGCGATCCATTTGGATCGAATCGAATACGATAACAGCAATGTGCAGATCGATTTCGTGTATGCCCCGCGACTGGACTTTCCCGAAGGCTATGATCAGCAACTTTGGCGTTTCTATACGCAGAATCGTCTGCAACAGCTATGGGTGAAGGCGAAGAGCGGCGGCAGCTATCAGACGCTGCGCAGCTACTATCTGGAATACGACTCAGGGCCGAACCCTTACGTCTCGCAGAAGGTCTCGAATCTGACTTTCATCGAGCAGACGGCCAACGGCCAGGTGATGCCGCGGGTCGAGTTTGGCTATAGCGATTCCGGTTTTGCCAGCCAGGATGAGTATGGCGCCATGACCTGGATCAAGAACGGTTACGGCGGCGAGATCGCCTTCAGCAGCGACCATCGCGGCAGTGGCGCCACGCCGCATGTGTTGGCGAGCATGAGCTTGCGCAGTGGCATGGCCGGCGCGACCG harbors:
- a CDS encoding DUF11 domain-containing protein codes for the protein MISLIMGGLVPVQTAQAATKMATADAVESQGRMAEMAGGQRREQGRSEADEEAASLTVDISQEAEPAVVAPGEVVTYTVTARHTGYGLLRDLVVSDALPAGLVLVPHSESGFGYDPGAKTPGACWPKSYVRAIHLDRIEYDNSNVQIDFVYAPRLDFPEGYDQQLWRFYTQNRLQQLWVKAKSGGSYQTLRSYYLEYDSGPNPYVSQKVSNLTFIEQTANGQVMPRVEFGYSDSGFASQDEYGAMTWIKNGYGGEIAFSSDHRGSGATPHVLASMSLRSGMAGATEAVWRYQGYDWDASGEADKLAGGFKRMDVIGPDGSLTRYEFETILDVGGKFDHLAGRVKTVQVCDDANCGSGHVLSRLETTWLHQLPANYPHLSNYGSLAAKDQPKFVYKEVEIAFKGEEEQSKTVLKYQDFRQKDEANVSRQYGNLTEMQEIEWDANTGGWKSAPYRTTYSVFYPATSAWIIDKPGLQEVFRKTWDDPSGQRLVQTFLFYDQTSNYQVRPSQIRAGGRL